From Vitis vinifera cultivar Pinot Noir 40024 chromosome 3, ASM3070453v1, the proteins below share one genomic window:
- the LOC100243468 gene encoding disease resistance RPP13-like protein 4, which yields MPIRRKLEDAVPILLGLLSEEGTKGPNTQDPPVSNTPDHYALLKQIREYFENRQDLFRDLKRTEDKLLENFTALEEEIDNSKYGSDGSRGEHSLSDRFKSITVDVSEFERLELKKSEESPKNNESEAQEMEISKKWSELKVEHDILNDSVLSRFQLSYDNIMDIDVTGIDGKKHLIPGRNIKLCLLCFSVFPPKSVIKKRPLIYWWLGEGLITETEDGERIFGELIKKGLLIAKYKPNEQDKNPIVDSCTMHSWNRLMLISVAKRAQFFDFDDDTGLPANHGTSSRRMCLVKQRLNKQTPPNGEASRQDHTQQHQNSSSRAASTEHRLLTLFNVNEQYVNISNIRGFSEENKIEVLQLGRWQDSAKHHIEVENEDFLKALGSKKHLKYLSLRGISRITEIPSSLRKLINLEILDLRACHNLEKLPSDISALKKLTHLDISECHLLESMPKGLEELTSLQVLKGFVVATSKRSPCKLEKLAVLDQLRKLSIYIRNEAYMEELDKLRKFSKLRILSITWGERGAQGPKEQPGKQATESKPFPFPPKLEKLDLWCIPETDPAWLDPGELLSLRKLYIRGGKLVSFKESNTGKKWEVQILRLKYLRAFDENKPWRRNFPYLCYLEIVKKAEDEHRASSSRSN from the coding sequence ATGCCGATCCGAAGAAAACTTGAGGATGCTGTGCCAATTCTGCTTGGTCTTCTTTCTGAGGAAGGGACCAAAGGCCCCAACACTCAAGATCCTCCAGTGTCCAACACCCCAGATCATTATGCGTTGTTGAAACAAATCAGAGAGTACTTTGAGAACAGACAAGATCTGTTCCGTGACCTCAAGAGAACGGAAGACAAACTCCTGGAGAATTTCACTGCTCTTGAAGAAGAGATCGACAACTCTAAATACGGCAGTGATGGCAGCCGAGGGGAGCACTCTCTTTCAGACAGATTCAAGAGCATAACAGTCGACGTTTCTGAATTCGAACGTTTGGAATTAAAGAAGAGCGAGGAATCACCCAAAAATAATGAGTCAGAGGCTCAGGAAATGGAGATTTCAAAGAAATGGTCTGAATTAAAGGTGGAGCATGACATACTTAACGATTCAGTACTTTCTCGTTTTCAGTTGAGCTATGACAACATTATGGACATTGATGTTACTGGCATTGATGGTAAGAAGCATCTCATTCCTGGTCGTAACATCAAGCTGTGTCTGCTATGTTTCTCCGTATTTCCGCCCAAATCGGTCATCAAAAAGAGGCCCTTGATTTATTGGTGGCTTGGGGAGGGTTTGATCACCGAGACGGAAGATGGAGAACGCATCTTTGGGGAGCTGATCAAGAAGGGCCTTCTAATTGCAAAATACAAGCCAAATGAGCAAGACAAGAATCCTATTGTGGATAGCTGTACAATGCACTCTTGGAATCGCCTTATGCTGATCTCGGTTGCAAAAAGGGCTCAGttctttgattttgatgatgacacAGGATTACCTGCTAATCACGGCACCAGCTCTCGCCGCATGTGTTTGGTAAAGCAACGCTTGAATAAGCAAACCCCTCCAAATGGGGAGGCTTCTAGACAGGATCACACACAGCAGCACCAAAACAGTTCCAGTAGGGCTGCATCCACGGAGCATCGTTTATTGACTTTGTTCAATGTGAATGAGCAATATGTCAATATCAGCAATATTAGAGGGTTTTCAGAGGAGAACAAAATTGAGGTTCTTCAGCTTGGGAGGTGGCAGGATTCAGCCAAGCACCATATAGAAGTCGAAAATGAAGACTTCTTGAAAGCTCTGGGGAGCAAGAAGCACTTGAAGTATCTCAGCCTGCGAGGAATTTCAAGAATCACTGAAATACCTTCCTCCCTTCGCAAGCTCATTAATCTTGAAATACTGGATCTCAGGGCGTGCCACAATCTGGAGAAACTACCATCTGACATTTCAGCTTTGAAGAAGCTCACGCATCTAGATATATCAGAGTGCCACTTGCTAGAAAGCATGCCCAAGGGCCTGGAGGAGCTGACTTCGCTCCAAGTGCTAAAGGGTTTTGTGGTAGCAACTTCAAAAAGAAGCCCTTGCAAGCTTGAAAAACTTGCTGTCTTGGACCAACTTAGAAAGCTGAGTATATATATCAGAAACGAAGCTTATATGGAAGAGCTTGATAAGTTGAGAAAGTTTTCAAAGCTTCGCATTCTATCGATAACATGGGGAGAAAGAGGAGCACAGGGTCCAAAAGAACAACCAGGAAAGCAAGCTACTGAGAGTAAGCCTTTCCCCTTTCCTCCCAAATTAGAGAAACTGGATCTTTGGTGTATCCCTGAAACCGACCCAGCTTGGTTAGACCCTGGTGAGCTTCTGAGTTTAAGGAAGCTGTACATTAGGGGAGGAAAGCTTGTTAGTTTCAAGGAGAGTAATACTGGTAAGAAGTGGGAAGTTCAGATTTTGCGTTTGAAATATCTACGTGCTTTCGATGAAAACAAACCCTGGCGGCGAAACTTCCCGTACCTCTGTTACTTGGAGATAGTAAAGAAAGCTGAGGATGAGCATCGAGCCAGCAGCAGCAGGTCTAACTGA